A single region of the Gossypium arboreum isolate Shixiya-1 chromosome 12, ASM2569848v2, whole genome shotgun sequence genome encodes:
- the LOC108479925 gene encoding methylthioribose kinase-like, with protein sequence MSFSEFRPLDENSLIEYIKATPSLSSKIGHNYDGLKIKEVGDGNLNFVYIIVAPSGSFVIKQALPYIRCIGESWPMTKERAYFEAVALKQHGGLCPEHVPEVYHFDRTMSLIGMRYLEPPHIILRKGLIAGIEYPLLAEHMSEYMAKTLFCTSLLYQSTTEHKRAVAEFCGNVELCRLTEQVVFSDPYKVSEYNRWTSPYLDRDAETVREDNLLKIEVAELKSKFCERAQALIHGDLHTGSVMVTPDSTQVIDPEFAFYGPMGFDIGAFVGNLILAFFAQDGHAGQGNDRKSYKEWILKTIEDTWNLFHQKFTALWDEHKNGSGEAYLPAIYNNPELQKLIQEKYMKELFHDTLGFGAAKMIRRIVGVAHVEDFESIKEANIRADCERRALELGKTLLKRRREFVSISEVISAMKHV encoded by the exons ATGTCGTTTTCTGAGTTCAGGCCACTAGACGAGAACTCGCTCATCGAATACATTAAAGCCACGCCGTCTTTGTCATCGAAGATCGGCCACAACTATGATGGTTTAAAGATTAAGGAAGTTGGAGATGGCAATCTTAATTTCGTCTACATCATCGTTGCCCCTTCTGGTTCTTTTGTAATCAAGCAG GCACTTCCCTACATACGATGTATTGGGGAATCTTGGCCCATGACTAAGGAACGAGCATATTTCGAAGCGGTGGCGTTAAAACAACATGGTGGGTTATGCCCTGAACATGTTCCTGAAGTTTATCACTTTGACCGTACCATGTCCTTGATTGGAATGCGATATTTAGAGCCGCCCCATATAATCCTGAGAAAAGGGTTAATTGCTGGGATTGAATATCCTTTGTTGGCGGAACATATGTCAGAATACATGGCCAAGACTCTTTTCTGCACATCTCTCCTATATCAGTCAACCACAGAGCACAAACGTGCAG TGGCTGAATTTTGTGGGAATGTGGAACTATGCAGGCTCACTGAGCAGGTTGTTTTTTCTGACCCCTATAAAGTATCTGAATATAACCGTTGGACTTCACCTTATCTTGACCGTGATGCCGAGACTGTCCGGGAGGATAATCTATTGAAAATTGAAGTAGCTGAATTGAAATCTAA GTTCTGTGAAAGAGCTCAGGCTCTTATACATGGAGATCTCCATACTGGTTCTGTAATGGTTACCCCTGATTCAACTCAGGTCATAGATCCAGAGTTTGCGTTTTATGGACCAATGGGATTTGATATTGGTGCTTTTGTTGGAAACTTGATTCTGGCTTTCTTTGCACAAGATGGACATGCTGGTCAAGGGAATGACAGAAAA TCATACAAAGAGTGGATATTGAAGACAATTGAGGATACTTGGAATCTTTTCCACCAAAAGTTTACCGCACTATGGGACGAACACAAAAATGGCTCTGGGGAGGCTTATCTTCCTGCAATTTATAACAATCCTGAGCTTCAGAAACTTATACAGGAAAAGTATATGAAGGAGTTGTTCCACGATACTCTTGGGTTTGGTGCTGCTAAGATGATAAG GAGAATTGTAGGTGTTGCTCATGTTGAGGATTTTGAATCAATTaaagaagctaacataagagcaGATTGCGAGCGACGGGCTCTTGAATTAGGCAAGACACTTCTAAAGAGGAGGCGAGAGTTTGTGTCTATTAGTGAAGTTATTTCAGCCATGAAGCACGTCTAA